From the genome of Aerosakkonema funiforme FACHB-1375, one region includes:
- a CDS encoding alpha/beta hydrolase: MTHPVFDRPEVLRVLFHPRRDDGIIPKGVYSVAVKVESGVRVRGRLYPAAPDAPAILYYHGNGEIAAEYYEIANLYNQLGITLLVMDYRGYGSSDGTPTASTLLTDAVKVFDAVDSIFDLYGLNPQRLYVMGRSLGSAPAIEIAHYAGKRLAGAIIESGIANGWALLKRLGVEVDEEADENNDGVGNALKIKNITIPTLIIHGQEDNLIPVSQGIVLHRFCAAPDKRLVLIPGAGHNDLMVVGAVQYFEAIQKFIFS; encoded by the coding sequence ATGACACATCCTGTTTTCGATCGCCCCGAAGTATTGCGAGTACTGTTCCATCCCCGCCGCGATGACGGTATCATCCCCAAAGGTGTATACAGCGTCGCCGTAAAAGTTGAGTCTGGAGTAAGGGTCAGGGGACGCTTGTACCCAGCCGCTCCTGATGCGCCAGCAATCCTGTACTATCACGGCAATGGGGAGATTGCCGCCGAGTATTATGAAATTGCAAATTTATATAACCAGTTAGGCATTACCCTGCTGGTGATGGATTATCGAGGTTATGGGTCAAGCGATGGAACGCCCACAGCCAGCACTCTCCTGACAGATGCGGTGAAAGTATTCGATGCGGTGGACAGTATCTTCGATTTATACGGACTGAATCCACAGCGATTGTACGTAATGGGGCGCAGTCTTGGCAGTGCGCCAGCGATTGAAATAGCGCACTATGCTGGCAAACGACTGGCAGGGGCGATAATTGAAAGCGGTATCGCTAACGGTTGGGCGCTTCTCAAACGCTTGGGAGTTGAAGTAGACGAAGAGGCGGACGAAAATAACGACGGAGTTGGTAACGCACTCAAAATCAAGAATATCACTATTCCCACATTGATTATCCACGGTCAAGAAGATAATTTAATTCCTGTTTCGCAGGGAATTGTACTGCATCGCTTTTGTGCTGCACCAGATAAACGGCTAGTACTGATTCCCGGTGCCGGTCACAACGATCTCATGGTAGTGGGAGCAGTGCAATATTTTGAGGCAATTCAGAAATTTATCTTCTCTTAG
- a CDS encoding YifB family Mg chelatase-like AAA ATPase — protein sequence MLARVWSASIVGIDAVKVGVEVDVSNGLPGIVVLGLPDAAVQESRERVKATLKNTGYAFPMRRIVINLTPADLRKEGPSFDLPISVGILAASEQVSAQLLGDYLFLGEVSLDGSLRSVAGVLPIAAAAQKLGIVGLVVPADNAREAAVVQGLEVYGFNNLADVADFLNQPERYQPVQFDGRKELTKSLFNGPDLKEVKGQAHARRALEIAAAGGHNLIFVGPPGSGKTMLARRLPSILPPLAFEEALEVTQIHSVAGLLKDRGTLVSDRPFRSPHHSASGPSLVGGGSFPRPGEISLAHRGVLFLDELTEFKRDVLEFLRQPLEDGYVTISRTKQSVMFPAQFTLVASTNPCPCGYFGDPIQPCTCTPAKREQYWAKLSGPLMDRIDLQVAVNRLKPEEITQQPKGEESASVRQRVQAARERSRFRFQSEPSLRCNAEMQSRHLQQWCQLDDASRNLLEAAIRKLGLSARASDRILKVARTIADLAGDENLKPQHVAEAIQYRTIDRMQ from the coding sequence GTGCTTGCGAGAGTTTGGAGTGCATCTATTGTCGGTATCGACGCCGTGAAGGTAGGCGTGGAAGTCGATGTGTCGAACGGTTTACCGGGAATTGTCGTCTTAGGTTTACCAGACGCAGCGGTTCAAGAATCGAGAGAAAGAGTGAAGGCGACCCTGAAAAATACTGGGTACGCCTTCCCGATGCGAAGAATTGTAATTAACCTCACTCCAGCCGATTTACGCAAAGAGGGGCCAAGCTTCGATCTGCCCATCAGCGTAGGTATTTTGGCGGCGTCGGAACAAGTGAGCGCTCAGCTTTTGGGAGATTATCTATTTTTAGGAGAAGTCTCCCTCGATGGTAGCTTGCGATCGGTTGCCGGTGTATTGCCCATTGCCGCAGCTGCCCAAAAGTTAGGTATTGTCGGTTTAGTAGTTCCTGCTGACAATGCACGGGAAGCTGCTGTTGTGCAGGGATTGGAAGTTTACGGTTTTAATAATTTGGCAGATGTAGCTGATTTTTTGAATCAGCCAGAACGTTACCAACCCGTGCAATTTGATGGCAGGAAAGAATTAACTAAATCTTTATTTAACGGCCCAGATTTAAAGGAAGTAAAAGGTCAAGCACACGCCCGTCGCGCTTTGGAAATTGCTGCTGCGGGCGGACATAATTTAATTTTTGTCGGCCCACCGGGAAGCGGTAAAACGATGTTAGCGCGAAGATTACCAAGTATTTTACCACCGCTGGCATTTGAAGAAGCGCTGGAAGTAACTCAAATTCATTCTGTGGCTGGATTGCTAAAAGATAGAGGAACTTTAGTGAGCGATCGACCTTTTCGCAGTCCTCATCATTCTGCCTCTGGCCCCTCTCTTGTTGGCGGCGGTAGTTTTCCGCGACCCGGTGAAATTTCTTTAGCACATCGGGGTGTACTTTTTCTCGATGAATTAACAGAATTTAAACGAGATGTTTTGGAATTTTTGCGACAACCTTTAGAAGATGGTTACGTTACCATTTCTCGCACCAAACAATCTGTGATGTTCCCCGCTCAGTTTACCTTAGTTGCGAGTACAAATCCATGTCCTTGCGGTTATTTTGGCGATCCGATTCAACCTTGCACCTGTACCCCTGCGAAAAGAGAACAATACTGGGCAAAACTTTCCGGCCCTTTGATGGATAGAATTGATTTGCAAGTGGCAGTTAATCGTTTGAAGCCAGAAGAAATCACGCAACAACCAAAGGGAGAGGAATCGGCATCTGTGCGGCAAAGAGTGCAAGCAGCGAGAGAGCGATCGCGCTTTCGTTTCCAATCAGAACCTTCTTTGCGTTGCAATGCGGAAATGCAAAGTCGTCACTTACAACAATGGTGTCAGTTAGATGATGCTTCGCGCAATTTATTAGAAGCAGCAATCAGGAAATTGGGATTATCGGCGAGGGCGAGCGATCGCATCCTCAAAGTAGCCAGAACAATTGCCGATTTAGCAGGCGATGAGAACTTGAAACCCCAGCACGTTGCCGAGGCAATTCAATATCGTACAATAGATAGAATGCAGTAA
- a CDS encoding methyl-accepting chemotaxis protein, whose protein sequence is MFNNLSLRAKAIGFAIALGTLPVLGIGAIAYYFANRSITEDVMRLQQAYAVELADKISRFMFERYGDIQAIGNLAILADPRVSSIVPQKQKEETLNRYLDTYRVYDNIAVFDLSGNLIVKSRGEASGNHSNREYFQQVLKTQRPFISAPEFSQSTNDWAIYIAAPVKNVITGKIIAIARSRLPVKYLRERIKTLGSSQEQSHVIDPSGKIFVTYDPKEAGQQIESEYPLFDRVQAEKQADVKVVFSRSDKTDKVLATAPTPELAGMPKLNWIVLVDNDTAIAFRPQRDLLVTLLIGTGATAILVSAIAAVIADRTTKSINLIVSSISVSTSEIASTVEQQERVATQQASSVNQTTATMNELGASSRSTAEQAQLAAESAREVLNLAESSATAARQVLNLAQQGTQTVERTLEGMSALKEKVGAIAQQTLHLTEQTNQITGITNIVTDLATQTHMLALNAAVEAVRAGEHGKGFGVVAAEIRKLADQSKQSAQKINALVIGIQSAINSTVIVTNEGRKTAEEGIKLSQETAEAFTSVTKGIDEVILSKQQTSLNAIDNIVVSSQQISLTAKQQAIAIEQVVEAMNSLNQGAAQTASGITQTKIGIKKLEEAAQNLKAIV, encoded by the coding sequence ATGTTTAACAACCTATCTTTACGAGCTAAAGCCATCGGTTTTGCGATCGCCCTCGGTACATTGCCGGTGCTGGGCATAGGCGCAATAGCTTACTACTTTGCCAACCGTTCGATTACGGAAGACGTAATGCGATTGCAGCAAGCCTATGCAGTAGAACTAGCCGACAAAATCAGCCGTTTCATGTTTGAGCGCTACGGAGACATTCAGGCGATCGGGAACCTAGCCATTCTCGCCGATCCTCGCGTCAGCAGCATAGTTCCTCAAAAGCAAAAGGAAGAAACGCTCAATCGCTACCTGGATACTTACCGAGTATACGATAATATTGCCGTCTTCGATCTGTCGGGAAACTTAATTGTTAAATCGCGAGGTGAAGCGAGCGGAAATCATAGCAATCGAGAATATTTTCAGCAAGTCCTCAAAACACAACGTCCCTTTATCAGCGCTCCAGAATTTTCACAGTCTACAAATGACTGGGCGATTTACATCGCGGCACCGGTAAAAAATGTCATTACAGGTAAAATTATTGCCATAGCCCGATCGCGTCTACCCGTCAAATACCTGAGAGAACGCATCAAAACCCTCGGTAGCTCTCAAGAGCAATCCCATGTAATCGACCCTTCTGGCAAAATCTTTGTAACTTACGATCCAAAAGAGGCAGGTCAACAGATCGAATCAGAGTATCCCCTTTTCGATCGAGTGCAAGCAGAAAAACAGGCAGATGTTAAAGTCGTTTTTTCCCGCTCTGACAAAACCGACAAAGTACTGGCTACGGCTCCCACCCCAGAACTAGCAGGGATGCCAAAATTAAACTGGATTGTACTGGTTGATAACGATACAGCCATTGCCTTCAGACCGCAGAGAGATCTGCTAGTAACGCTGTTGATCGGAACGGGAGCAACTGCCATACTGGTAAGCGCGATCGCAGCTGTAATTGCCGATCGCACCACCAAATCTATCAACCTGATCGTCAGCTCCATCAGTGTTTCCACCAGTGAAATTGCTTCCACAGTTGAGCAACAGGAACGAGTCGCCACTCAACAGGCTAGTTCTGTCAATCAAACCACCGCGACAATGAACGAGTTGGGTGCATCCTCAAGATCTACAGCAGAACAAGCGCAATTAGCTGCCGAAAGTGCCCGTGAAGTATTAAATTTGGCAGAATCATCAGCAACAGCTGCACGTCAAGTCTTAAACCTAGCCCAGCAAGGTACTCAGACAGTAGAGCGAACCCTAGAGGGAATGTCTGCCCTCAAAGAAAAAGTAGGTGCGATCGCACAGCAAACCCTACACTTGACAGAACAGACCAATCAAATTACTGGTATCACTAATATAGTTACCGACTTGGCTACCCAAACCCATATGCTCGCGCTTAACGCCGCTGTAGAAGCAGTGCGTGCGGGAGAACACGGCAAAGGATTTGGCGTCGTCGCCGCTGAAATCCGGAAACTTGCCGATCAAAGCAAACAATCAGCGCAGAAAATTAACGCCTTAGTTATTGGTATTCAATCGGCAATTAATTCCACAGTAATAGTGACAAATGAAGGCAGAAAAACAGCAGAAGAAGGAATCAAACTTTCTCAAGAAACAGCAGAAGCCTTTACAAGCGTGACCAAAGGAATAGACGAAGTGATTTTGAGCAAGCAACAAACTTCCCTGAATGCGATCGACAATATTGTTGTCAGTTCTCAACAAATTTCCCTCACCGCCAAACAACAAGCGATCGCGATCGAGCAAGTAGTTGAAGCAATGAATAGCCTCAATCAAGGTGCAGCACAAACTGCCAGCGGCATCACACAAACCAAAATTGGCATTAAAAAACTCGAAGAAGCCGCCCAGAATCTCAAAGCAATAGTTTAG
- a CDS encoding Uma2 family endonuclease, producing the protein MPKVKTKLPTDEWVTATWDEYIEAISDRALENAKSYYYKGQLRIEMTPQGYDHSYDNSLIGYCVQLFGGITGIAMSAVTNCTFRLSNQAEAQPDLAFYIGENAEIIPPNTTIVDLNIYPPPDLVIEIAKTSLSDDIGGKRMLYEQLGVREYWVVNVVRALLIAFAIADGGSRQITQSQVLPNLPFSLLEEALRRGRESGRSQLYSWLIGQMQEIGNSQ; encoded by the coding sequence ATGCCCAAAGTAAAAACAAAACTACCAACAGATGAATGGGTAACGGCGACTTGGGATGAGTACATCGAAGCGATTAGCGATCGCGCTCTAGAAAATGCCAAAAGTTATTACTACAAAGGACAACTGCGAATTGAAATGACACCCCAAGGCTACGACCATTCTTATGATAACTCCCTGATTGGCTACTGCGTGCAATTATTTGGTGGCATCACAGGCATTGCTATGAGTGCAGTCACTAATTGCACTTTTAGACTAAGTAATCAAGCAGAAGCTCAACCAGATTTAGCCTTTTACATTGGGGAAAATGCCGAAATTATTCCACCGAATACAACTATTGTCGATCTAAATATTTACCCGCCCCCAGATTTAGTAATCGAAATTGCTAAGACTTCGCTATCAGATGATATTGGTGGAAAGCGAATGTTATACGAACAATTGGGAGTGAGAGAATATTGGGTTGTAAATGTAGTGAGAGCTTTGTTGATTGCTTTTGCTATTGCAGATGGTGGAAGTAGACAAATAACACAATCTCAAGTTTTACCAAATTTACCATTTAGTTTATTAGAAGAAGCTTTGCGGCGGGGTCGTGAAAGTGGGAGAAGTCAGTTATACAGTTGGTTAATTGGTCAAATGCAGGAAATTGGTAATTCACAGTAA
- a CDS encoding histidine triad nucleotide-binding protein, whose translation MTETKDTIFGKIIRREIRADIVYEDDLALAFKDINPQAPVHILVIPKKPIAKLADAESQDHALMGHLLLTAKRIAEQAGLTNGYRVVINNGDDGGQTVYHLHLHILGGRQMEWPPG comes from the coding sequence ATGACTGAAACCAAGGACACCATCTTCGGTAAAATCATCCGCCGGGAGATTCGCGCGGACATTGTTTATGAAGACGATTTAGCGCTTGCTTTCAAAGACATTAATCCACAAGCGCCGGTTCATATCCTGGTGATTCCCAAAAAACCGATCGCCAAATTAGCCGATGCTGAGTCCCAAGACCACGCCCTTATGGGCCACCTGTTACTGACTGCCAAGCGGATTGCCGAACAAGCTGGACTCACCAACGGCTATCGGGTGGTGATTAACAATGGTGATGATGGCGGACAAACTGTATACCATCTCCATTTACATATTTTGGGGGGACGGCAGATGGAATGGCCTCCCGGCTGA